One window from the genome of Mastacembelus armatus chromosome 18, fMasArm1.2, whole genome shotgun sequence encodes:
- the adgra3 gene encoding adhesion G protein-coupled receptor A3, with amino-acid sequence MRVDLLKLVVILLLSGGRGSALSSDCKSFDERSKSAGKSLPSDRKVVCSNMELHQVLPPDSFPNRTVTLILNNNKIQELRNGSFFGMSALEKLDLRSNMISRIEPGAFLGLPALKRLDLSNNSIGCLNVDIFKGLTNLIRLNLSGNKFSSLAQGTFDSLVSLKTLEFQTPYLLCDCNLLWLLRWTKERNILVKNTKCSYPQSLQGQLITSTKPELLTCDAPLELPSFQLTPSQRQVVFQGDSLPFQCQASFVSEDMQVLWYQNGRMVKPDATQGIFIEKHMVQNCSLIASALTISNIQPDFTGNWECRVWTSRGNTTRTVHIVVLESSAKYCAPERVSNNKGEFRWPGTLAGIRAYLPCNRLPSSASSYSGSSGEEQQAWRYCNRDGHWAEEDYSRCQFQKDVTRFLYVINQMPLNESNVVPRARRLLVYTINAANFSDKMDIIFVAEMIEKFGKFVEKFKDLGEVMVSMASNLMLADERVLWMAQREAKACSRIIACLQKITVYRLATAQAFSLTSPNIALEAHAVRASDWNGMTCMLFQRPSPERTPGQDRQLTFKCNTTSSFSSILHKSTIVEASLQLPQSLFTQAALPGQTEDTVYKLHLLGFRSGKFFPSTGNSSQLADGGKRRSVATPVIMAKIDGMALRVLRTPVNITLRRFARGSDAVSACWNFSLVGGQGGWQSDGCRILGHHDNFTTISCNSLGNYGLLMDLSSVEYLSPSIQPLHPVIYATAIILLLCLLTVIISYIYHHRSVRVSCKFWHMLINLCFHICLTCGVFVGGINQTRYASVCQAVGILLHYSTLATALWVGVTARNIYKQVTRKAKRYEELDEPPPPPRPMLRFYLIGGGIPIIVCGITAAANIKNYGSRTNAPYCWMAWEPSIGAFYGPVGFIIFVDCMYFLSILLQLRRHPERRYELKEPNEEQQHLASANTEAGIDGPSSHCHPLTIQLQPHEAASSIVSAPHTVPLSVLENEHTFAAQLMGAAGALGLYAALWVFGAMAVSQDHPYDLAFTCLFGVTALALGAFMVAHHCVNRQDMRRYWSQACCSGRRAYSAQEDVLLPQQGLALTSTAGSPNKADGESAKCGHSSADSSYTNKSVPSVRNSTHGSKLTNLHAEAAQCKSASPLVVANGAAVLDNSLTEHSLDNEIKMHITPVEVQFRPMNNINNPAAPNGHSSRHHKNRARAHRASRLTVLREYSYDVPTSVDGSVQSAPHRRHHHYDIAARSSRRAAYMAYRERHQSQLQQDSSDSTSLPRRSRCSDKGGGSTVGNGAVVTVETERVADTAVSSSSKDSDPVKQPGSTDLESQPKSYGLNLITQNGSTLKENGQAVPLINTESAASIKTGLWKHETTV; translated from the exons aattttaaacaacaataaaattcAAGAACTCAGAAATGGATCCTTCTTTGGAATGTCTGCCTTGGAAAAATT GGACCTGCGAAGTAACATGATCAGTCGAATTGAACCGGGGGCTTTTCTTGGATTGCCAGCACTCAAAAGATT agacTTGTCCAACAACAGTATTGGCTGTCTGAATGTAGACATCTTCAAAGGCCTCACCAATCTGATCCGACT aaaccTTTCAGGGAACAAGTTTTCTTCATTGGCTCAGGGGACCTTTGACAGCTTGGTATCTCTGAAGACACT GGAGTTTCAGACGCCTTATCTGCTGTGTGACTGCAacctgctgtggctgctgcgTTGGACCAAAGAGAGGAACATTCTAGTCAAGAACACCAAGTGCTCCTACCCCCAGTCTCTTCAGGGCCAGCTCATTACCTCCACCAAGCCAGAGCTGCTCACCTGCg ATGCTCCTCTTGAGCTGCCCTCCTTCCAGCTAACCCCATCCCAGCGTCAGGTCGTCTTTCAGGGGGACAGCCTGCCCTTCCAGTGTCAGGCCTCCTTTGTGTCTGAAGACATGCAGGTGCTGTGGTACCAGAACGGACGCATGGTCAAGCCTGATGCCACCCAGGGCATCTTCATTGAAAAGCACATGGTGCAGAACTGCTCCCTGATTGCTAG CGCATTGACCATCTCAAACATCCAGCCTGACTTTACTGGGAACTGGGAGTGCCGGGTCTGGACAAGCAGAGGCAACACCACCAGGACTGTCCACATCGTGGTGTTGGAGAGTTCTGCCAAATACTGCGCTCCTGAACGCGTCTCCAACAACAAGGGCGAGTTCAG GTGGCCGGGCACCCTGGCAGGGATCAGAGCCTACCTCCCCTGTAATAGGCTGCCATCAAGTGCCAGCAGCTACTCAGGCAGCTCAGGTGAAGAGCAGCAGGCGTGGCGCTACTGTAATCGTGACGGGCATTGGGCAGAGGAGGACTACTCCCGCTGCCAGTTCCAGAAAGATGTCACTAGATTCCTCTATGTCATCAACCAG ATGCCTCTGAATGAAAGCAATGTGGTGCCCAGGGCTCGACGCCTGTTGGTCTACACAATCAATGCCGCCAACTTCTCAGACAAGATGGATATTATCTTTGTGGCTGAGATGATTGAGAAGTTTGGAAAGTTTGTTGAGAAGTTTAAAGAT CTGGGTGAGGTGATGGTAAGCATGGCCAGTAACTTAATGCTGGCCGATGAAAGGGTGTTGTGGATGGCTCAGCGTGAAGCCAAGGCCTGTTCCCGCATCATCGCCTGCCTCCAGAAGATTACTGTCTACCGCCTGGCAACAGCACAGGCCTTCTCTTTG ACATCTCCAAACATAGCACTGGAGGCCCACGCTGTCCGGGCCAGCGACTGGAACGGCATGACCTGCATGTTGTTCCAGAGGCCCAGCCCCGAGCGCACACCTGGCCAGGATCGGCAACTAACCTTCAAATGCAATACCACCAGTTCTTTCTCTAGCATCCTCCACAAG AGCACCATTGTGGAGGCTTCCTTGCAGCTTCCCCAGTCTCTCTTTACCCAGGCTGCACTCCCTGGACAGACAGAGGACACGGTCTACAAGCTCCACCTACTGGGCTTCCGCAGTGGCAAGTTTTTTCCCTCCACTGGCAATTCCTCCCAACTGGCTGATGGAGGGAAAAGGAGGAGTGTGGCTACTCCTGTCATCATGGCCAAGATAG ATGGCATGGCCCTGCGTGTTCTGCGGACCCCTGTTAACATCACCCTGAGGCGGTTCGCCCGCGGCTCAGACGCCGTGTCTGCCTGCTGGAACTTCAGCCTGGTTGGAGGGCAGGGAGGGTGGCAGAGCGACGGCTGCCGCATCCTGGGACATCATGACAACTTCACCACCATATCCTGCAACTCTCTTGGCAACTATGGCCTGCTTATG GacctcagcagtgtggagtaTTTATCTCCAAGCATCCAGCCCCTGCACCCAGTCATCTATGCCACAGCAATCATActcctcctctgtctgctcACCGTTATTATTAGCTACATCTACCATCACAG GTCTGTACGTGTGAGCTGCAAGTTCTGGCACATGTTGATCAACCTCTGCTTCCACATCTGCCTCACCTGTGGGGTCTTCGTGGGTGGCATCAATCAGACACGCTATGCGAGTGTTTGCCAAGCA gtgGGTATCTTGCTGCACTATTCTACCCTGGCTACAGCTCTGTGGGTGGGCGTCACTGCACGCAACATTTACAAGCAAGTGACACGCAAGGCCAAACGCTATGAAGAGTTGGACGAACCTCCACCACCTCCGCGGCCTATGCTGAG GTTCTACCTAATCGGTGGAGGGATACCCATCATTGTCTGTGGAATCACTGCAGCAGCCAATATAAAAAACTACGGCAGCCGCACCAATGCACCATA TTGCTGGATGGCATGGGAGCCCAGCATCGGGGCTTTTTATGGCCCAGTAGGATTCATCATCTTTGTGGACTGCATGTACTTCCTTAGCATCCTGCTCCAGTTGCGTCGCCACCCTGAGCGCCGTTATGAGCTCAAGGAGCCGaatgaagagcagcagcatcTGGCTTCAGCCAACACTGAGGCCGGGATAGATGGTCCAAGCAGCCACTGCCATCCCCTCACTATCCAGCTTCAGCCGCACGAGGCAGCTTCCTCCATCGTGTCTGCTCCCCACACTGTGCCGCTGTCAGTCCTGGAGAATGAGCACACCTTTGCTGCACAGCTGATGGGGGCAGCGGGGGCTTTAGGGCTATATGCAGCCCTCTGGGTGTTTGGGGCCATGGCTGTTTCACAGGATCACCCTTATGACCTGGCTTTCACCTGCCTGTTTGGGGTGACAGCACTGGCGCTTGGGGCATTCATGGTGGCACATCACTGTGTCAACAGGCAGGATATGAGGCGCTACTGGTCTCAAGCTTGTTGCTCCGGGAGACGGGCCTACTCTGCACAGGAGGATGTCCTTCTGCCTCAGCAAGGCCTGGCACTGACATCCACAGCAGGATCTCCTAACAAGGCAGACGGGGAATCAGCAAAGTGTGGCCACAGCAGTGCAGACTCTTCCTACACAAATAAGAGTGTACCAAGTGTGCGCAACTCCACCCATGGCAGCAAGCTGACCAACCTGCATGCAGAGGCAGCTCAGTGCAAGTCTGCCTCACCACTGGTGGTAGCCAATGGTGCAGCTGTTTTGGACAACAGCCTGACTGAGCATTCACTtgacaatgaaattaaaatgcacaTTACCCCAGTGGAGGTGCAGTTCCGCCCAATGAACAATATAAACAATCCAGCTGCCCCTAATGGACACTCAAGCAGACATCACAAAAACAGAGCGCGAGCACATAGAGCCAGTCGTCTCACAGTGCTGCGAGAGTATTCCTACGACGTTCCGACCAGCGTGGATGGCAGCGTGCAGAGCGCCCCCCACAGACGGCACCACCATTATGACATAGCAGCACGCAGTAGCCGACGGGCAGCCTACATGGCGTACCGGGAGCGGCACCAgagccagctgcagcaggacagCAGTGACAGTACGAGCCTACCACGGCGCTCTCGCTGCTCAGACAAAGGAGGTGGCAGCACCGTGGGGAACGGGGCAGTGGTGACTGTAGAGACTGAGCGGGTAGCTGATACTGCAGTGTCGAGCTCAAGTAAAGACTCCGATCCTGTAAAGCAGCCCGGCAGCACAGACCTAGAGAGCCAGCCCAAGTCATATGGGCTTAACCTCATCACTCAAAATGGCAGCACACTGAAAGAAAATGGACAAGCAGTGCCTTTAATTAACACAGAGAGTGCAGCCAGCATAAAGACTGGCCTGTGGAAACATGAAACTACTGTGTAG